Proteins from a single region of bacterium:
- a CDS encoding Ig-like domain-containing protein — MRNRRARLAVTVTVLLTAATAIALPRPPGRSAPVPGHVLDALAGAERLAPPPGADKAPMTLTLTLRRDDEAGFARFAQAVRDPASPEHGRFRTPAQLADRFGPSRATYDRLAGWLAAQGLIVVEPSASRLTLGVRGTRADVARAFGVAIGDWRVGDRVFSANAGEPRLPADLAPHVQGIAGLSDLARVQPAIKALRTGFYVSLCALLMAPVPPPPGYKVCNPVFVDAYNQCLAAARSAGASGAPFDFDFFAQPYVTYADIRLIGEPCPPSPPGPTSLAAATQAMPRPRAAGGAGQKVAIVGFDSFVRSDVADYLALTRIPAGNIDRLSSVPVNGGAPLGSDQDEVLLDVTTVMMIAPEAEVVVYHAPFTGAGSFQRLFTAALDGGATIVSNSWAYCENETTRADVESLDAILQTAGAAGVSVFTAAGDTGSTCLNGSPNTVAVPAGSPNLTAVGGTTTASGDGKPYAGEQWWNGVAGVPPTGQGGFGTSRFFARPSYQDGFTTAANRSVPDIALNADPNQGVMICRASGGGCPTGAIYGGTSYSAPLMAAYTALVNQSIGRNLGFANAAFYPLAATPAFRGPAALGSDFAHVGLGSPNVDRLVVELAGATIGVPDAQASIVTPSLETEAVTSRRVPLEVPADGAAKAFVVVSLLDAARHAVAGKTVTLAASPSGNVVVTPASAVTDDLGTVSFAVTNLVAEEVTFTATDTTDGVVLANTPSIPFVVPPAAAASIAAFPTTVTANGIATTTITVTLKDALNRPTPGKEVTLAQGNGHSLIDGPSPSITDADGVIQFTARNLVNETVTYTAVDVSDGDLPVPGTAVVVFSGGSGSACGQGTVPPVGIGGTVVTPWATGFLAQNFTYSGVNWGGCPGASLPAFQAETNASYVLGFPVGQVYRFGLGGGAVSSGNLLDTIGPTLGWPVFGLDGKLYAVRGATGTGGSGVVIELDPTTGAELRTIASSLLCPGGLAVDPLSGDLFFTGTCFGGFETNALLRIVNPASVTPSTVTYATLPFTANGQVSFAPNGTIYVVSGYSANPDNAPVVRVSATNVAGPPSVTTVAGVTSSFPVNVGETTPEGDAKSLLINRQGELRLVDVTTDPPTVTPLAERVGIGTIGPDGCFYGTNEGNVFRVTNADGGCAFTPSNPVPSLTLTPATTSPDPAQGDTRTFTATFHNVDTAPGTPVFFEVRGANPRVQMVRTNAEGKAALTYAAMRPGRDVLIATGAAGGAELRSNRASVTWAAGRHTTFLTLNPSPTLGQVDVPVALAASLTDVSNDPPTPVAGATVELGAAGASCTATTDAAGLAGCTVVPTAVGSSVVTAEFAGTETLLPSSDRVGFAVPAAARTPLGSFLLYKATTTKGTAKTPKFGPITLADAFGTSAYDVNAPTHLATPASVNGQSAGDATHYVGWSVKRAKKAPKVGKQSLQVVSACTNASVTAKKPVTLALPSAESPTAPVTVPASATQDHLLCWQAKAPKSATPKGAQAEVADAFGSTLWDLGKVALVCNPVDKSGSPEILKGKEKGTPFPITPATIQHPAEHLVCYDAKPAKKRITQSGCGPATPGDKGTKIKPAQSKVPAQRGLHVANQFASGQLDTKKIPILVCLPAAVSP; from the coding sequence ATGCGGAATCGGCGGGCTCGGTTGGCGGTGACGGTCACGGTGCTCCTGACGGCGGCGACGGCGATCGCGCTGCCGCGGCCGCCGGGACGCTCCGCGCCCGTACCCGGACACGTGCTCGACGCCCTCGCCGGTGCCGAGCGCCTCGCGCCGCCGCCGGGTGCCGACAAGGCCCCGATGACGCTGACGCTCACCCTGCGCCGCGACGACGAGGCCGGCTTCGCCCGCTTCGCCCAGGCCGTGCGCGACCCGGCGTCGCCCGAGCACGGCCGCTTCCGGACGCCGGCGCAGCTCGCGGACCGCTTCGGCCCGTCACGCGCCACCTACGACCGGCTCGCCGGCTGGCTCGCGGCGCAGGGCCTCATCGTCGTCGAGCCCTCGGCGAGCCGCCTGACGCTCGGCGTACGCGGCACGCGCGCCGACGTCGCGCGTGCGTTCGGCGTGGCCATCGGCGACTGGCGGGTCGGCGACCGCGTCTTCTCCGCCAACGCCGGCGAGCCGCGGCTGCCGGCCGATCTCGCGCCGCACGTGCAGGGCATCGCCGGGCTGTCCGACCTCGCCCGCGTGCAGCCGGCGATCAAGGCGCTACGCACCGGGTTCTACGTCTCGCTGTGCGCGCTGCTGATGGCGCCGGTGCCGCCGCCGCCGGGCTACAAGGTCTGCAACCCCGTCTTCGTCGACGCGTACAACCAATGCCTCGCCGCCGCGCGCTCGGCGGGCGCCAGCGGCGCGCCGTTCGACTTCGACTTCTTCGCGCAGCCGTACGTCACTTATGCCGACATCCGCCTGATCGGCGAGCCGTGCCCGCCGTCGCCGCCGGGCCCGACGAGCTTGGCCGCCGCGACCCAGGCCATGCCGCGCCCGCGGGCCGCGGGCGGCGCCGGGCAGAAGGTCGCGATCGTCGGCTTCGACTCCTTCGTGCGCAGCGACGTCGCCGACTACCTGGCGCTCACCCGCATCCCGGCCGGCAACATCGATCGGCTGAGCAGCGTGCCCGTGAACGGCGGCGCGCCGCTCGGATCCGACCAGGACGAGGTCCTGCTCGACGTGACCACGGTGATGATGATCGCGCCCGAGGCGGAGGTCGTCGTCTACCACGCGCCGTTCACCGGCGCGGGCAGCTTCCAGCGGCTGTTCACCGCCGCCCTCGACGGCGGTGCGACCATCGTCAGCAACAGCTGGGCATACTGCGAGAACGAGACCACGCGCGCCGACGTGGAGAGCCTCGACGCCATCCTGCAGACGGCCGGCGCGGCGGGCGTGAGCGTCTTCACGGCCGCCGGCGACACCGGCAGCACCTGCCTCAACGGCAGCCCGAACACCGTCGCCGTGCCGGCGGGCTCGCCGAACCTGACCGCGGTCGGCGGCACGACCACCGCGAGCGGCGACGGCAAGCCGTACGCGGGCGAGCAGTGGTGGAACGGCGTCGCGGGCGTGCCGCCGACGGGGCAGGGCGGCTTCGGCACCAGCCGCTTCTTCGCGCGCCCGAGCTACCAGGACGGCTTCACCACCGCCGCGAACCGCTCCGTGCCCGACATCGCCCTCAACGCCGATCCGAACCAGGGCGTCATGATCTGCCGCGCCAGCGGCGGCGGCTGCCCGACCGGCGCGATCTACGGCGGCACGAGCTACTCGGCACCGCTCATGGCCGCGTACACGGCGCTCGTGAACCAGTCGATCGGGCGCAATCTCGGCTTCGCCAACGCGGCCTTCTACCCGCTCGCGGCGACGCCGGCGTTCCGCGGTCCGGCCGCCCTCGGCAGCGACTTCGCCCACGTCGGGCTCGGCTCGCCGAACGTCGACCGGCTGGTCGTCGAGCTCGCGGGCGCGACCATCGGCGTGCCCGACGCGCAGGCGTCGATCGTGACGCCGTCGCTCGAGACCGAGGCCGTGACCTCGCGCCGCGTGCCGCTGGAAGTGCCGGCCGACGGCGCCGCGAAGGCGTTCGTGGTCGTGAGCCTGCTCGACGCCGCCCGCCACGCGGTCGCGGGCAAGACGGTGACGCTCGCCGCGAGCCCGTCCGGCAACGTCGTGGTCACGCCGGCGTCGGCCGTGACCGACGACCTCGGCACCGTGTCGTTCGCGGTGACGAACCTCGTCGCCGAGGAGGTGACGTTCACCGCCACCGACACCACCGACGGCGTCGTGCTCGCGAACACGCCGTCGATTCCGTTCGTGGTGCCGCCGGCCGCGGCGGCGTCGATCGCGGCGTTCCCCACCACGGTGACGGCCAACGGCATCGCCACCACGACCATCACCGTGACCCTGAAGGACGCGCTGAACCGCCCGACGCCGGGCAAGGAGGTCACGCTCGCCCAGGGCAACGGCCACTCGCTGATCGATGGGCCGAGCCCGAGCATCACGGACGCGGACGGCGTGATCCAGTTCACGGCGCGGAACCTCGTCAACGAGACGGTGACGTACACCGCCGTCGACGTGAGCGACGGCGACCTGCCGGTGCCGGGTACGGCGGTCGTCGTGTTCAGCGGCGGCTCGGGCTCGGCATGCGGGCAGGGAACCGTGCCGCCCGTCGGCATCGGGGGAACCGTGGTGACGCCGTGGGCCACCGGGTTCCTGGCGCAGAACTTCACCTACAGCGGCGTCAACTGGGGCGGCTGCCCGGGCGCCTCCCTTCCGGCCTTCCAGGCGGAGACGAACGCCTCCTACGTGCTCGGATTCCCGGTGGGCCAGGTCTACCGCTTCGGCCTCGGCGGCGGTGCGGTGTCGAGCGGCAACCTGCTCGACACGATCGGCCCCACGCTCGGCTGGCCGGTGTTCGGGCTCGACGGCAAGCTGTACGCGGTGCGCGGGGCCACCGGTACGGGCGGCTCGGGTGTGGTCATCGAGCTCGATCCGACGACGGGCGCGGAGCTGCGCACGATCGCGTCGAGCCTCCTCTGCCCCGGTGGTCTCGCGGTCGACCCGCTGAGCGGCGACCTCTTCTTCACCGGCACCTGCTTCGGCGGCTTCGAGACCAACGCGCTGCTCCGCATCGTGAACCCCGCGTCCGTGACGCCGTCCACGGTCACCTACGCGACGCTGCCGTTCACGGCGAACGGGCAGGTGTCGTTCGCCCCGAACGGCACCATCTACGTGGTCAGCGGCTACAGCGCGAATCCCGACAACGCGCCCGTCGTGCGCGTCAGCGCCACGAACGTGGCGGGGCCGCCGAGCGTCACGACGGTGGCGGGCGTCACGTCGTCGTTCCCCGTGAACGTCGGTGAGACGACGCCCGAGGGCGACGCGAAGTCGCTGCTCATCAACCGCCAGGGCGAGCTGCGCCTCGTCGACGTCACCACGGACCCGCCGACGGTGACGCCGCTCGCCGAGCGCGTCGGCATCGGCACGATCGGCCCCGACGGCTGCTTCTACGGTACCAACGAGGGCAACGTATTCCGCGTCACCAACGCCGACGGCGGCTGCGCGTTCACGCCCAGCAACCCGGTCCCGTCGCTGACGCTGACCCCGGCCACGACCTCGCCCGATCCCGCGCAGGGCGACACGCGCACCTTCACCGCGACCTTCCACAACGTCGACACCGCCCCGGGCACCCCGGTCTTCTTCGAGGTGCGCGGCGCCAACCCGCGCGTGCAGATGGTGCGCACGAACGCCGAGGGCAAGGCGGCGCTCACCTACGCCGCCATGCGGCCGGGGCGGGACGTGCTGATCGCGACCGGCGCGGCCGGCGGTGCGGAGCTGCGCTCGAACCGCGCCAGCGTCACCTGGGCCGCGGGCAGACACACGACGTTCCTGACGCTGAACCCGAGCCCGACGCTCGGTCAGGTCGACGTCCCCGTCGCGCTGGCGGCGTCGCTGACCGACGTCTCGAACGACCCGCCCACGCCGGTCGCCGGGGCGACCGTGGAGCTCGGTGCGGCGGGCGCGAGCTGCACGGCGACGACCGACGCCGCCGGCCTCGCCGGCTGCACCGTCGTCCCCACCGCGGTGGGCTCGTCCGTGGTGACGGCGGAGTTCGCCGGCACCGAGACGCTGCTGCCGTCGAGCGACCGCGTCGGCTTCGCCGTGCCGGCGGCGGCGCGGACGCCGCTCGGCAGCTTCCTCCTCTACAAGGCGACGACCACGAAGGGCACGGCGAAGACGCCGAAGTTCGGCCCGATCACGCTGGCCGACGCCTTCGGCACGAGCGCCTACGACGTGAACGCGCCGACCCATCTCGCCACCCCCGCGAGCGTGAACGGCCAGTCGGCCGGCGACGCCACGCACTACGTCGGCTGGAGCGTGAAGCGGGCGAAGAAGGCGCCGAAGGTGGGAAAGCAGAGCCTCCAGGTCGTCTCCGCCTGCACCAACGCCAGCGTCACCGCGAAGAAGCCGGTGACGCTGGCGCTGCCGTCGGCCGAGAGCCCGACCGCGCCGGTCACCGTGCCGGCCTCGGCCACCCAGGATCACCTCCTCTGCTGGCAGGCGAAGGCGCCGAAGAGCGCGACGCCGAAGGGCGCGCAGGCCGAGGTCGCCGACGCCTTCGGCAGCACGCTGTGGGACCTCGGCAAGGTGGCGCTGGTCTGCAACCCGGTCGACAAGAGCGGCAGCCCGGAGATACTGAAGGGCAAGGAGAAGGGCACGCCGTTCCCGATCACGCCGGCGACGATCCAGCATCCCGCCGAGCACCTCGTCTGCTACGACGCCAAGCCGGCGAAGAAGCGCATTACGCAGAGCGGCTGCGGTCCAGCGACGCCGGGCGACAAGGGCACGAAGATCAAGCCGGCGCAGTCGAAGGTGCCGGCGCAGCGCGGCCTCCACGTCGCCAACCAGTTCGCGAGCGGGCAGCTCGACACGAAGAAGATCCCCATCCTCGTCTGTCTGCCGGCAGCCGTGTCGCCCTAG
- a CDS encoding outer membrane beta-barrel protein: MLALSCVVVAAGVALGADDTNAVAAPYRSAGRFYLSFDAGHAFVLDDHLVGDVHLDQPNGFDLVLGGSGGIDLSEHWGIELQGHGVESDVRSTSLGKLEEYSNITIVPAARFRWPLGGGRVVPYVTAGVGYAINDDNDQHKPLVKVKADDSTVVGSLAGGVDYFLSPSVAVGVSLHGFIFPDQDVRVTVRDDRNRIVSDQRGSFNQSSIALLGHVRVYPGSPASVDGGGAWLLADHGPFDTDERRWFAYLLGGHTAMFDHRFGGGVTLSDPGDFNATLGAGVGVNLDRHWGVGIEFFDVAPNVHADPYGKFTEIDNLTFLIKGRFRWPFLNGRLVPYATAGLGAGTFDLNDSRSVVDIPTQQGTAVTAKSPTVSVQATQVAAEAGVGLEYFLNHWISVGLAVPVYIYPDIATTVQRGRRPVEKGHANFSGVAPELQLKAYFN; this comes from the coding sequence GTGCTCGCGCTGTCGTGCGTCGTGGTCGCGGCTGGCGTCGCGCTTGGCGCAGACGACACCAACGCGGTCGCGGCCCCTTATCGCAGCGCAGGGCGCTTCTATCTCTCCTTTGACGCCGGCCATGCGTTCGTCCTTGACGACCATCTCGTTGGAGACGTCCACCTCGACCAGCCGAACGGATTCGACCTCGTCCTCGGCGGCAGCGGCGGCATCGACCTGAGCGAGCACTGGGGCATCGAGCTGCAGGGGCACGGCGTCGAGAGCGACGTCCGCTCGACATCGCTGGGAAAGCTCGAGGAGTACAGCAACATCACCATCGTGCCGGCAGCACGCTTTCGCTGGCCGCTCGGCGGTGGCCGAGTCGTGCCCTACGTAACGGCCGGTGTGGGCTACGCGATCAACGACGACAACGACCAGCACAAGCCGCTCGTGAAGGTAAAGGCCGACGACTCGACCGTGGTGGGGTCGCTCGCGGGAGGCGTCGACTACTTTCTGAGCCCCAGCGTCGCGGTCGGGGTCTCGTTGCATGGATTCATCTTTCCCGACCAGGACGTTCGGGTGACGGTCCGTGACGATCGCAATCGCATCGTCAGCGACCAGCGCGGCTCCTTCAACCAGAGCTCCATCGCACTGCTCGGTCACGTGCGCGTCTATCCGGGCTCGCCGGCTTCAGTGGATGGAGGCGGAGCGTGGCTGCTCGCCGACCATGGACCGTTCGACACCGACGAGCGTCGCTGGTTTGCGTATCTCCTCGGTGGTCACACCGCGATGTTCGACCATCGCTTCGGTGGCGGCGTCACGCTGAGCGACCCCGGCGACTTCAACGCGACGCTCGGCGCCGGCGTCGGTGTGAACCTCGATCGCCACTGGGGCGTCGGCATCGAGTTCTTCGACGTCGCGCCCAACGTGCACGCCGACCCGTATGGCAAGTTCACGGAGATCGACAACTTGACGTTCCTGATCAAGGGCCGGTTTCGCTGGCCTTTCCTGAACGGACGGCTCGTCCCGTATGCTACGGCGGGCCTCGGCGCCGGCACGTTCGACCTCAACGACAGCCGAAGCGTCGTCGACATCCCGACGCAGCAGGGGACCGCCGTCACCGCGAAGTCGCCAACGGTGAGCGTGCAAGCGACCCAGGTGGCCGCAGAGGCTGGCGTTGGGCTCGAATACTTCTTGAACCACTGGATTAGCGTCGGTCTTGCGGTACCGGTCTACATTTACCCAGACATCGCTACGACGGTGCAGCGGGGACGCCGTCCGGTCGAGAAGGGCCACGCGAACTTCTCGGGCGTCGCGCCCGAGCTGCAGCTGAAGGCTTACTTCAACTGA
- a CDS encoding glycosyltransferase family 2 protein — protein sequence MTATEHRKTPRFSVVVPVFNEVIALPAVTAEVRDVMSTLDGGFECILVDDGSTDGSGALIDTLVDQDRAFRCVRFERNRGQAAALYAGLRHARGDLVVILDGDGQNRPEDIPFLVNMLAHDDLDLVCGIRVSRQDNVVRRFMSRLANAVRSRVLHDHVRDSGCALKVMRRTVVATLPPIRTLYSFIPAFALAAGFRVGECPVGHRPRLGGQSSYGVRAFLWRPLIDMLGVRWYLARLVLERRDVHPCNDGGPASVLNEADAR from the coding sequence GTGACCGCCACCGAGCATCGGAAGACGCCGCGGTTCTCGGTCGTCGTGCCTGTCTTCAACGAGGTAATCGCACTACCGGCGGTCACCGCCGAGGTTCGTGACGTGATGAGCACGCTCGACGGCGGGTTTGAGTGCATTCTGGTCGACGATGGCAGCACGGACGGGAGTGGCGCCCTCATAGACACGCTCGTGGACCAGGACCGGGCATTCCGGTGCGTGCGGTTTGAACGCAATCGGGGCCAAGCCGCCGCGCTGTATGCCGGGCTGCGCCACGCGAGAGGAGATCTCGTGGTCATCCTCGATGGTGACGGCCAGAACCGCCCTGAGGACATTCCCTTCCTCGTGAACATGCTCGCTCACGACGACCTCGATCTCGTCTGCGGCATCCGCGTCTCGCGCCAGGACAACGTCGTGCGACGGTTCATGTCGCGGCTCGCGAACGCCGTTCGGTCGCGCGTCCTCCATGATCACGTCCGGGACTCGGGTTGCGCCTTGAAAGTCATGCGACGAACGGTCGTGGCGACGCTGCCGCCGATCCGCACCCTCTACTCCTTCATTCCGGCGTTCGCGCTCGCCGCGGGATTCCGCGTTGGCGAGTGCCCGGTGGGGCATCGCCCGCGTCTGGGAGGACAATCGAGCTACGGCGTTCGTGCGTTCCTGTGGCGGCCGTTGATCGACATGCTCGGCGTGCGCTGGTACCTGGCCCGGCTCGTTCTGGAGCGGCGCGATGTACACCCATGCAACGACGGCGGCCCCGCAAGCGTGCTCAACGAAGCCGATGCTCGTTGA
- a CDS encoding DUF362 domain-containing protein translates to MSPAPVSRRRFGAAAGGLAGALLAPRGGRAAAEPAPRPPLAYGADETVTVVGVPRGAAPEVVAAAVRRAALAATDFAWLGRGDTVMVKPVCNSGNAYPATTDPVALRAMIELLRERGAGRVLVGDMSGVQAVRFSKDRRSGSTRTLMQDAGLARAIAEAGGELRAFEEAGWDAFDPETPAGAADWVGPVLMPRILREVDHVVLMPRCGRHVLAGSTLGLKAAVGWWRHDSRLEYHRDAATFSAKTAEANWVPSLREKQRLVLTSATQVLTTFGPDDGYVLAPETGLVIAGPSVVAHDMVSLAWLLESRRATPEGARHGFLDDPNGSQTFVDVANRVVTYWLGGMGAAWRTQSLPRYDLATVWDDRVLRRAYAMAGGVPRVGLAVDGAPLPDAVHAGLAAAVRLPA, encoded by the coding sequence GTGAGCCCCGCCCCCGTCAGCCGTCGCCGCTTCGGTGCCGCCGCCGGTGGTCTCGCCGGCGCGCTGCTCGCGCCACGCGGGGGGCGCGCCGCGGCCGAGCCTGCCCCACGGCCGCCGCTCGCCTACGGCGCGGACGAGACGGTGACCGTCGTCGGCGTCCCCCGCGGCGCCGCCCCCGAGGTGGTCGCCGCCGCGGTTCGCCGCGCCGCCCTCGCCGCCACCGACTTCGCGTGGCTCGGCCGCGGCGACACGGTGATGGTGAAGCCGGTGTGCAACTCCGGCAACGCCTACCCCGCCACCACCGACCCCGTCGCGCTGCGCGCCATGATCGAGCTGCTGCGCGAGCGCGGCGCGGGGCGCGTCCTCGTCGGCGACATGTCGGGCGTGCAGGCCGTGCGCTTCTCGAAGGACCGCCGCAGCGGCAGCACGCGCACCCTCATGCAGGACGCCGGCCTCGCACGGGCGATCGCCGAGGCCGGCGGCGAGCTGCGCGCCTTCGAGGAGGCGGGCTGGGACGCGTTCGATCCCGAGACGCCCGCCGGCGCCGCCGACTGGGTCGGGCCGGTGCTGATGCCGCGCATCCTGCGCGAGGTCGACCACGTGGTCCTCATGCCGCGCTGCGGGCGCCACGTCCTCGCCGGCAGCACGCTCGGCCTGAAGGCCGCCGTCGGCTGGTGGCGTCACGACTCGCGCCTCGAGTACCACCGCGACGCCGCGACGTTCTCGGCGAAGACGGCCGAAGCCAACTGGGTGCCGTCCCTGCGCGAGAAGCAGCGTCTCGTCCTGACCAGCGCGACGCAGGTCCTCACCACCTTCGGTCCCGACGACGGCTACGTGCTCGCGCCCGAGACCGGGCTCGTCATCGCCGGCCCCTCCGTGGTGGCGCACGACATGGTGTCGCTCGCCTGGCTGCTCGAGAGCCGCCGCGCGACGCCCGAGGGCGCGCGCCACGGCTTCCTCGACGATCCGAACGGCTCGCAGACCTTCGTCGACGTGGCGAACCGGGTCGTGACCTACTGGCTCGGCGGCATGGGCGCCGCGTGGCGGACGCAGTCGCTGCCGCGCTACGACCTCGCCACCGTGTGGGACGACCGCGTCCTGCGGCGGGCGTATGCGATGGCGGGCGGCGTGCCGCGGGTCGGGCTCGCCGTCGACGGCGCGCCGCTGCCGGACGCCGTGCACGCCGGCCTCGCCGCCGCCGTGCGCCTGCCGGCGTGA
- a CDS encoding glycosyltransferase family 39 protein, whose product MVALPILACVPMFWGLGRWPLLDPDEGRNAEVAREMLGFGSWMVPRLNGLPFLDKPPMLFWIIAGAFRAFGTNEISARLPAALAGVALVLLTVALTRMLLGRLAACWAGVALATAPLALVYARLTIFDMPFTAFVTAALVSLVRTRLGGAAAVWLPLAGLSMGLAVLTKGPVGVVLPLLAWWCGRGALPPPVQRSRRIVVLAASALTLTVVLPWLLWVVHAEPDFLRYAVVDETLLRFTSTARFHRGEPVYYPTAVAVVGMGVWASVLLWTAPMLMRDGGTTPCQRSAIHFAARAAVAILVFFSISASKRAGYVLPALVPLALLVGAGITLAPERALSALRGAAVIALFVALLSLVGQQDATALADFPKEAPPTLVQPLFLITCGVCIVWGAAVLAAGRRRPALALAAVFAPALYLLALDPLMPFAESRSARRLASALPPNATVVGLRHFRPSLAFYHRRTMLLATFDGRELTSNYVSSRPERFLADGRLVTPAHARQLIRATPSFYVLTGAGRVTQTPRWNLPLVVMATDQRSALWATR is encoded by the coding sequence GTGGTCGCGCTGCCCATCCTGGCGTGCGTTCCCATGTTCTGGGGGTTGGGACGCTGGCCGCTGCTCGATCCGGACGAGGGGCGCAACGCGGAGGTGGCGCGCGAGATGCTCGGGTTCGGGTCGTGGATGGTGCCGCGGCTCAACGGGCTCCCGTTTCTCGACAAGCCGCCGATGCTGTTTTGGATCATCGCGGGAGCATTCCGGGCCTTCGGCACCAACGAGATTTCGGCACGGCTTCCTGCTGCCTTGGCCGGGGTGGCGCTCGTGCTGCTGACGGTCGCTCTGACGCGCATGTTGCTCGGCCGCCTCGCGGCCTGCTGGGCCGGCGTGGCCTTGGCCACTGCTCCCCTCGCCCTAGTCTATGCGCGGCTGACCATTTTCGACATGCCGTTCACGGCCTTCGTCACCGCGGCACTCGTCAGTCTCGTGCGTACCCGCCTCGGGGGGGCAGCGGCAGTATGGCTGCCGCTCGCAGGACTCTCGATGGGGCTCGCGGTGTTGACGAAGGGCCCCGTGGGAGTCGTGCTGCCGCTGCTCGCCTGGTGGTGTGGCCGTGGGGCACTTCCTCCGCCGGTGCAGCGGTCGCGACGGATCGTCGTGCTCGCGGCGTCCGCGCTCACGTTGACCGTGGTGCTGCCTTGGCTCCTGTGGGTGGTTCACGCAGAGCCCGATTTTCTCCGCTACGCTGTCGTCGACGAGACGCTGCTGCGCTTCACATCGACGGCTCGGTTTCACCGCGGCGAACCCGTCTACTATCCGACCGCGGTGGCCGTGGTCGGCATGGGCGTGTGGGCCTCGGTCCTGCTGTGGACCGCCCCCATGCTGATGCGGGACGGCGGAACGACACCCTGCCAGCGTAGCGCGATCCACTTCGCGGCACGGGCCGCCGTGGCAATCCTCGTGTTCTTCTCGATCAGTGCGTCGAAGCGCGCGGGTTACGTGCTCCCGGCGCTCGTCCCGCTCGCACTGCTCGTCGGAGCGGGCATCACGCTCGCGCCGGAACGCGCGCTGTCGGCCCTGCGGGGGGCCGCCGTCATCGCGCTGTTCGTTGCGCTGCTTTCCCTCGTAGGGCAGCAGGACGCCACGGCGCTCGCGGATTTCCCGAAGGAGGCACCGCCGACGCTGGTCCAACCGCTGTTCTTGATCACCTGCGGCGTCTGCATCGTGTGGGGTGCGGCCGTGCTCGCCGCGGGACGACGGCGCCCGGCACTCGCGCTGGCCGCCGTGTTCGCGCCCGCCCTGTACTTGCTCGCGCTGGATCCGCTCATGCCATTTGCGGAGAGTCGCTCGGCACGAAGGCTCGCGAGCGCCCTGCCTCCGAATGCCACGGTCGTCGGATTGCGGCATTTCCGGCCGAGCCTGGCCTTCTACCACAGGAGGACGATGCTGTTGGCGACCTTCGACGGCCGTGAGCTCACGAGCAACTACGTGTCGTCGCGACCCGAGCGCTTTCTGGCCGACGGCAGACTCGTCACGCCGGCCCACGCACGCCAGCTGATCCGCGCGACACCCTCGTTCTACGTGCTCACCGGTGCCGGAAGGGTCACGCAGACACCGCGTTGGAACCTTCCACTGGTCGTCATGGCGACGGACCAGCGGAGCGCGCTGTGGGCGACTCGGTGA